A region from the Aliarcobacter thereius LMG 24486 genome encodes:
- the mnmA gene encoding tRNA 2-thiouridine(34) synthase MnmA — protein MNKNKKIVVGMSGGVDSSVTALLLKQQGYDVVGLFMRNWEYGIKGSQCPNRIEFEDAKRVGELIGIEVIGKDFVKEYKDRVFDIFLEGLNQGLTPNPDILCNKEIKFNVFLNEAKNMGADMIATGHYAKIAKYKEHFVLDTPKDNSKDQSYFLHALSSEQLSQAMFPLGDLTKKEVREIARLHNLPVSDKKDSTGICFIGNQKFDEFITQHLKAIPGDIIDENGIVLGKHKGLVCYTLGQRKGIGLGGIKDNESENNTHKPWYVAAKDVVNNTLTIVQDTNHPLLMSKIVEAKDMHWVLEELPKIGDKLIAQVRYRQQKQTCTVIDLNNEKVVVEFDNPQRAVTLGQSLVLYSGNYCLGGGFISFYK, from the coding sequence ATGAATAAAAATAAAAAAATTGTAGTAGGAATGTCAGGTGGAGTTGATTCATCTGTGACTGCTTTATTGCTAAAACAGCAAGGTTATGATGTTGTTGGACTATTCATGCGAAATTGGGAGTATGGAATAAAAGGTAGTCAATGTCCTAATCGTATAGAATTTGAAGATGCCAAAAGAGTTGGTGAATTAATAGGTATTGAAGTAATTGGAAAAGATTTTGTTAAAGAGTATAAAGATAGAGTTTTTGATATATTTTTAGAAGGTTTAAATCAAGGTCTAACACCAAATCCAGATATCTTGTGCAACAAAGAGATAAAATTTAATGTATTTTTAAATGAAGCAAAGAATATGGGTGCAGATATGATTGCAACTGGTCATTATGCAAAAATTGCTAAGTACAAAGAACATTTTGTACTTGATACTCCAAAAGATAATTCAAAAGATCAAAGTTATTTTTTACATGCATTATCAAGTGAACAATTATCACAAGCTATGTTTCCTCTTGGAGATTTAACAAAGAAAGAGGTTAGAGAAATTGCTAGACTTCATAATCTACCTGTTAGTGATAAAAAAGATAGTACAGGGATTTGCTTTATTGGTAATCAAAAATTTGATGAATTCATTACACAACATTTAAAAGCTATTCCAGGAGATATTATTGATGAAAATGGAATAGTTTTAGGAAAACACAAAGGTTTAGTTTGTTATACATTAGGACAAAGAAAAGGGATTGGTCTAGGTGGGATTAAGGATAATGAAAGTGAAAACAATACACATAAACCTTGGTATGTTGCAGCAAAAGATGTAGTAAATAATACTTTAACAATTGTTCAAGATACAAATCATCCTTTACTTATGAGTAAAATTGTAGAGGCAAAAGATATGCACTGGGTATTAGAAGAATTACCGAAAATTGGTGATAAATTAATAGCACAAGTTAGATATAGACAACAAAAACAAACTTGTACAGTAATTGACTTAAATAATGAAAAAGTAGTTGTGGAATTTGATAATCCACAAAGAGCTGTAACACTAGGTCAAAGTCTTGTTTTATATTCTGGTAACTATTGTCTTGGTGGTGGTTTTATAAGTTTTTACAAATAA
- the mnmA gene encoding tRNA 2-thiouridine(34) synthase MnmA: MSKKIMLGMSGGIDSSVTAYILQKEGYEVEGIYLKLHNRTDGYHESNLKDIDDVAKFLGIKYHILDLSKQFNEEVYNYFINSYLEGNTPNPCVKCNRNIKFGAMLDFAKEQGASFLATGHYAKTDGNFFYLADDLSKDQSYFLSQIPKEALPFMLFPLNSYKKEDIVKMGAQIDLAYKRITEKNESQEICFVETVYTDIIKKHAKIDIEGDVLDEAGNVVGKHKGYAHYTIGKRKGFTVKGAQEPHFVTKLNPNNNTIVVGKRPALEVNKVLCESLNMYIDETKFSCAVKLRYRSNSTPCDVEIIDNQAIINLKEPAFGVASGQLAVFYDNNKVLGSAFIKSTY, encoded by the coding sequence ATGTCAAAAAAAATTATGCTTGGAATGAGTGGTGGAATTGACTCTTCTGTTACCGCATATATATTACAAAAAGAGGGTTATGAAGTAGAAGGAATTTATTTAAAACTACATAATAGAACAGATGGTTACCATGAATCAAATCTAAAAGATATTGATGATGTAGCAAAATTCCTTGGTATAAAATATCATATATTAGATCTATCAAAACAATTTAATGAAGAAGTTTATAACTATTTTATAAACTCTTATTTAGAAGGGAATACTCCAAACCCATGTGTTAAGTGTAATAGAAATATAAAATTTGGTGCAATGCTTGATTTTGCGAAAGAACAAGGAGCTTCATTTTTAGCAACTGGTCACTATGCAAAAACAGATGGTAACTTTTTCTATCTTGCTGATGATTTATCAAAAGATCAAAGCTATTTTTTATCACAAATTCCAAAAGAAGCTCTTCCTTTTATGTTATTTCCTTTAAATTCATATAAGAAAGAAGATATTGTAAAAATGGGTGCACAAATTGATCTTGCTTATAAAAGAATAACAGAAAAAAATGAATCTCAAGAGATATGTTTTGTAGAAACAGTTTATACAGATATTATAAAAAAACACGCAAAAATAGATATTGAAGGTGATGTTTTAGATGAAGCTGGAAATGTTGTAGGAAAACATAAAGGTTATGCTCACTATACAATAGGAAAAAGAAAAGGCTTCACTGTAAAAGGTGCTCAAGAGCCACATTTTGTAACAAAATTAAATCCAAATAACAATACTATCGTTGTTGGTAAAAGACCTGCTTTAGAGGTAAATAAAGTTTTATGTGAAAGTTTGAATATGTATATTGATGAGACAAAATTTTCATGTGCTGTGAAATTAAGATATAGAAGTAATTCTACTCCTTGTGATGTTGAAATTATTGATAATCAAGCAATCATTAATCTAAAAGAACCAGCATTTGGAGTTGCAAGTGGTCAACTAGCTGTATTTTATGATAATAATAAAGTATTAGGAAGTGCTTTTATAAAAAGTACATACTAG
- the flhA gene encoding flagellar biosynthesis protein FlhA: MKFSFKDIFSRDLIAVALFLAMLAIIIIPLNQTAIDFFISISLALSFLILLISLYIQKPADLTTFPTLLLILVIFRLALSIATTRSILSEGHNGPDAVSTIITSFGEFVVGGNMVIGVVIFIILVLINFMVVTKGATRVAEVTARFTLDSMPGKQMAIDADLNAGFIDDKEAQERRKALITEANFYGAMDGSSKFVKGDAIAGIIITVVNIIGGLLVGIFQHGLSAGEAANIYTILTIGDGLVTQIPALLTSTATAIIITRSNTDEERFATRAVNQLIKDSKSLILVGIGLVLFAFVPGFPTGILSSMGILLIGLGYTIVMIERGDDNFVTRMFKPPVVKKIEKPSELKEQKRKEAAVDENQSIETVMKLEVLELKLGIRLLQLVQGNSELLDKIKAIRKNIAAELGFIIPQIRISDDTSLAPNEYQFYLKRIPLVKGRIEVDKYLAMGGLSSEKLVGLKVKEPVFNLDAIWITKELREEALMKGFTVVDAPTIISTHISEIIRRHAEDIITRQDIVDIIDRLKKDFPIVVEEAMKVASYGSLLKVCKDLLHEKIPIIDMLTIIEAIADIAEFTKAPEILLEHVRAKLYRLITQKYKDSDGILHIVTIKPELEQHFISKLQDNHGASQLMLSIAEINNLVTKTKQLIDTVEKKGFSKIAMVVDPVLRKRISEIYEKFGMIIPVLSHAELDSKANFAIEGTLEF; encoded by the coding sequence ATGAAATTTAGTTTTAAAGATATTTTTTCAAGGGATTTAATAGCAGTAGCTTTATTTTTAGCTATGTTAGCTATTATTATAATCCCTTTAAATCAAACTGCAATAGATTTTTTTATATCAATATCTTTAGCACTCTCTTTTTTAATACTGTTAATTTCATTATATATACAAAAACCAGCTGATTTAACAACATTTCCAACATTGCTTTTGATTTTAGTAATATTTAGACTTGCTTTAAGTATCGCAACAACAAGATCAATTCTAAGTGAAGGACATAATGGACCAGATGCTGTAAGTACAATCATAACTTCTTTTGGAGAGTTTGTTGTTGGTGGGAATATGGTTATTGGAGTTGTTATTTTCATAATTTTAGTTTTAATTAACTTTATGGTTGTAACTAAAGGTGCGACAAGAGTTGCTGAAGTAACTGCAAGATTTACACTTGATTCAATGCCTGGAAAACAGATGGCTATTGATGCTGATCTAAATGCTGGATTTATAGATGATAAAGAAGCACAAGAAAGAAGAAAAGCACTTATAACTGAAGCAAACTTCTATGGAGCAATGGATGGATCATCAAAGTTTGTAAAAGGTGATGCTATTGCCGGAATTATAATTACAGTTGTAAATATAATTGGTGGACTTTTAGTTGGTATTTTCCAACATGGTTTAAGTGCAGGAGAAGCTGCAAATATCTATACAATTTTAACAATTGGTGATGGACTTGTTACACAAATTCCAGCACTTTTAACATCAACTGCAACAGCAATTATAATAACTCGTTCAAATACAGATGAAGAGAGATTTGCAACAAGAGCTGTAAATCAATTAATAAAAGATAGTAAATCACTTATTTTAGTTGGAATAGGGCTTGTTTTATTTGCATTTGTTCCAGGTTTTCCTACTGGAATATTATCTTCTATGGGTATTTTACTTATTGGATTAGGTTATACTATTGTTATGATTGAAAGAGGTGATGATAACTTTGTAACAAGAATGTTTAAGCCACCAGTTGTTAAAAAAATAGAAAAACCAAGTGAATTAAAAGAACAAAAAAGAAAAGAAGCTGCAGTTGATGAAAATCAAAGTATAGAAACAGTAATGAAACTCGAAGTTCTTGAGTTAAAACTTGGAATTAGACTTTTACAGCTAGTTCAAGGAAATTCAGAACTACTTGATAAAATTAAAGCTATTAGAAAGAATATAGCAGCAGAGTTAGGATTTATAATTCCACAAATTAGAATTTCAGATGATACTAGTTTAGCTCCAAATGAGTATCAATTTTATTTAAAAAGAATTCCACTTGTAAAAGGAAGAATCGAAGTAGATAAATATCTTGCTATGGGTGGATTATCTAGTGAAAAATTAGTTGGGTTAAAAGTTAAAGAACCAGTTTTTAATCTTGATGCAATTTGGATAACAAAAGAGTTAAGAGAAGAAGCATTAATGAAAGGTTTTACAGTTGTTGATGCACCAACAATTATATCAACACATATTTCAGAAATTATAAGAAGACATGCTGAAGATATTATAACTAGACAAGACATTGTTGATATTATTGATAGATTGAAAAAAGATTTCCCTATTGTTGTAGAAGAAGCTATGAAAGTTGCTTCTTATGGAAGTTTATTAAAAGTATGTAAAGATTTATTACATGAAAAAATTCCAATTATTGATATGCTAACAATAATTGAAGCAATTGCTGATATTGCTGAGTTTACAAAAGCACCTGAGATATTACTTGAACATGTAAGAGCTAAACTTTATAGACTTATAACTCAAAAATATAAAGATAGTGATGGTATTTTACATATTGTTACAATTAAACCAGAATTAGAACAACATTTTATTAGTAAACTTCAAGATAATCATGGAGCTAGTCAATTAATGCTAAGTATTGCAGAAATTAATAATCTTGTAACAAAAACAAAACAACTAATTGATACAGTTGAGAAAAAAGGATTTTCAAAAATAGCTATGGTTGTTGATCCTGTTTTAAGAAAAAGGATATCGGAAATTTATGAAAAATTTGGTATGATTATTCCTGTTTTATCTCACGCAGAACTAGATTCAAAAGCAAACTTTGCTATTGAAGGTACTTTAGAGTTTTAA
- a CDS encoding flavin reductase family protein, translating to MILNYEEVNDLNRYKIMSGTIVPRPIAWIVTEDDGVLNAAPFSYFIPISTNPALVIVAIGKKDDGTPKDSLANILKNKKATICFPNKENYEEVQKCATQLCKNESEIEKYEIEVRKELDDYPAMISSTQTALFCEYFDTYKIDGDTTPVVLKINYQYIEDDRINERNHTKIESLGRVGITFKAMVDL from the coding sequence ATGATTTTAAATTATGAAGAGGTAAATGATTTAAACAGATATAAAATTATGTCAGGAACTATTGTTCCAAGACCAATTGCATGGATTGTAACAGAAGATGATGGAGTTTTAAATGCAGCACCATTTTCTTATTTTATACCAATTTCTACTAATCCAGCACTTGTAATTGTAGCAATTGGAAAAAAAGATGATGGAACACCTAAAGATAGTTTAGCAAATATTTTAAAAAATAAAAAAGCAACTATTTGTTTTCCAAATAAAGAAAATTATGAAGAAGTTCAAAAATGTGCTACACAACTTTGTAAAAATGAGAGTGAAATAGAAAAATATGAGATTGAAGTTAGAAAAGAGCTAGATGATTATCCAGCAATGATATCTTCAACACAAACAGCACTTTTTTGTGAATATTTTGATACATATAAAATTGATGGAGATACAACTCCTGTTGTTTTAAAAATAAATTATCAATATATTGAAGATGATAGAATAAATGAAAGAAATCACACAAAAATTGAGAGTTTAGGAAGAGTTGGAATTACTTTTAAAGCCATGGTAGATTTATAG
- the aroQ gene encoding type II 3-dehydroquinate dehydratase: MKIAVIQGPNLNMLGVREQHIYGAMTLEQVHNNLDTAAKQNGVELEFFQSNLEGEIVDRIQECLGTVDAIMINPAAYSHTSIAIKDALSAVNMPVVEVHISNIYRREEFRQKSITASSSAGIISGFGTFGYHLGLISLIQIVNEVKAINEARAKEENK, encoded by the coding sequence ATGAAAATAGCAGTTATACAAGGACCAAACTTAAATATGTTGGGTGTTAGAGAACAACATATTTATGGTGCTATGACTTTAGAACAAGTTCATAATAATTTAGATACAGCAGCAAAACAAAATGGTGTAGAATTGGAGTTTTTTCAATCTAATCTAGAAGGTGAAATAGTTGATAGAATTCAAGAATGTTTAGGAACTGTTGATGCTATTATGATAAATCCAGCTGCATATTCTCATACTTCAATAGCAATAAAAGATGCTTTAAGTGCTGTAAATATGCCTGTTGTAGAAGTACATATTTCAAATATTTATAGAAGAGAAGAGTTTAGACAAAAAAGTATTACAGCAAGTTCAAGTGCAGGAATTATTTCAGGATTTGGAACATTTGGTTACCACTTAGGATTAATCTCTTTAATTCAAATTGTAAATGAAGTTAAAGCTATAAATGAAGCAAGAGCAAAAGAAGAGAATAAATAG
- the folK gene encoding 2-amino-4-hydroxy-6-hydroxymethyldihydropteridine diphosphokinase: protein MKKTLSPELTLFYNSNFPKKFNNSSLMKHLVTIGIGGNIGNTKLIFDKLILCLKKDTRFTLLMTSPILKNPPFGFLQQSDFLNGIILLKTNLCPNDFLKAMQRYENKFGRKRSFQDAPRTLDIDIIFFDDKKINTKNLIIPHKNWANRESVIIPLKYMKK from the coding sequence TTGAAAAAAACTTTGAGTCCTGAATTAACACTTTTTTATAATTCTAATTTTCCAAAAAAATTCAATAATAGTTCTTTGATGAAACATCTTGTAACTATTGGAATTGGGGGAAATATTGGAAATACAAAACTTATTTTTGATAAATTAATCTTATGTCTGAAAAAGGATACAAGATTTACTTTACTTATGACATCACCCATTTTAAAAAACCCTCCATTTGGTTTTTTACAACAAAGTGATTTTTTAAATGGTATAATTTTACTCAAAACTAATCTTTGCCCTAATGACTTTCTAAAAGCGATGCAAAGATATGAAAATAAATTTGGAAGAAAGCGATCCTTTCAAGATGCGCCTAGAACCTTAGATATAGATATTATATTTTTTGATGATAAGAAAATAAATACAAAAAATCTTATTATTCCTCACAAAAATTGGGCAAATAGAGAATCCGTGATTATTCCTTTAAAATATATGAAAAAATAA
- a CDS encoding M24 family metallopeptidase: MNYILKNENAIYYEAKFSCDNAIFLNLGSEKFFITDARYTIEAKEYSKNCEVIESNDLISCASSILKKNNIKSLILDPIDFTILEYRKLLENLDINIEEKINFSKEKRVIKTDYELKLLKKASQLGRDGFNSFAKYIAKNGINKSEQALSFECYKAMSKKAKYDTSFDAIVAINENAAKPHALPTKKSLKKNDILLVDAGIKFRRYCTDRTCTSNMNSSNFSFKREQKFKNSKYQKIYDIVLSAQEKAIKETKSGMKAFEVDKIARDYISQAGYGKYFVHSTGHGVGLDIHEFPNINSRNEQIIEENMVFTIEPGIYLPNEFGVRIEDTVCIQNGKAKIL; this comes from the coding sequence ATGAATTATATTTTAAAAAATGAAAATGCAATATATTATGAAGCAAAATTTTCTTGTGATAATGCAATTTTTTTAAATCTTGGAAGTGAAAAATTTTTTATTACAGATGCAAGATATACAATTGAAGCAAAAGAGTATAGTAAAAATTGTGAAGTTATTGAAAGTAATGATTTAATAAGTTGTGCTAGTAGTATTTTAAAAAAGAATAATATAAAAAGTCTTATTTTAGATCCAATTGATTTTACAATTTTAGAGTATAGAAAACTTTTAGAAAATCTTGATATAAATATTGAAGAAAAGATAAATTTCTCTAAAGAAAAAAGAGTAATAAAAACTGATTATGAATTAAAACTTTTAAAAAAAGCTTCTCAATTAGGAAGAGATGGATTCAACTCATTTGCAAAATATATAGCTAAGAATGGCATAAATAAAAGTGAACAAGCACTTAGCTTTGAGTGCTATAAAGCAATGAGTAAAAAAGCAAAATATGATACTTCTTTTGATGCAATTGTTGCAATAAATGAAAACGCAGCAAAACCTCATGCACTTCCTACAAAAAAGAGTTTAAAAAAGAATGATATTTTATTAGTTGATGCTGGAATAAAATTTAGAAGATATTGTACTGATAGAACTTGTACAAGTAATATGAATTCATCAAATTTCTCTTTTAAAAGAGAACAAAAGTTTAAAAATAGTAAATATCAGAAAATATACGATATTGTACTTTCTGCTCAAGAGAAAGCTATAAAAGAGACAAAATCTGGAATGAAAGCTTTTGAAGTTGATAAAATTGCTAGAGATTATATTAGTCAAGCTGGTTATGGTAAATATTTTGTTCATAGCACAGGTCATGGTGTTGGTCTTGATATTCATGAATTCCCAAATATAAATAGTAGAAATGAACAAATAATAGAAGAGAATATGGTATTTACGATAGAACCTGGTATTTATTTGCCAAATGAATTTGGAGTTAGAATAGAAGATACAGTTTGCATACAAAATGGTAAAGCAAAAATATTATAA
- a CDS encoding MFS transporter: MKYYYNFLKGNPTIRVLSLVNLIASFGAWFSTVAIYTMVVDFGSNELVIALVTAMHFIPAIIIAPFSGSLIDRTKIKTLMVSVLFIELLMTACFLLISSSSDMWLLLILIFIRMSAASIFFSSEMSLLAKLLSGKDLQTANEIQSIIWSFSYAVGMATSGIIVNIYDPKTAIMIDVVIFIVAFIIFSRIQINIEYKKVEEKIFELMIDGLRYIKNNKIIIHLIILHASVGLTSYDALITILAKNEYKELIAVPLAIGLSNAVRALALMIGPIFLNKIIKKSNLHYLLFFQGLTIIFWAFTQFNFYLSLVALFFVGFSTAFLWSYTYSLLQERCDNKYIGRVISYNDMVFMMANVLTTFFIGSMAHITTTTIITICLGIAFIFYAIYYIRIYKDI, from the coding sequence TTGAAATATTATTATAATTTTCTAAAAGGAAATCCAACTATTAGAGTATTGTCTCTAGTAAATCTTATTGCATCTTTTGGTGCATGGTTTTCTACTGTTGCTATTTATACTATGGTTGTTGATTTCGGTTCAAATGAATTAGTTATTGCATTGGTTACAGCAATGCACTTTATACCAGCTATTATTATTGCTCCATTTAGTGGTAGTTTGATTGATAGAACTAAAATAAAAACACTTATGGTTTCAGTTCTTTTTATTGAACTTTTAATGACAGCTTGTTTCTTACTTATATCATCATCTTCTGATATGTGGTTACTATTAATACTTATATTTATAAGAATGAGTGCAGCTTCAATATTCTTTTCAAGTGAAATGTCACTTTTAGCTAAGCTTTTAAGTGGAAAAGATCTTCAAACTGCAAATGAAATTCAATCAATTATATGGTCATTTTCATATGCAGTTGGAATGGCAACAAGTGGAATTATTGTAAATATTTATGATCCAAAGACTGCAATTATGATTGATGTTGTTATTTTTATTGTAGCATTTATAATATTTTCTAGAATACAAATTAATATTGAATATAAAAAAGTTGAAGAAAAAATATTTGAGCTTATGATAGATGGATTAAGATATATAAAAAATAATAAGATTATTATACATCTTATAATACTTCATGCTAGTGTTGGACTTACATCTTATGATGCACTTATTACAATTTTGGCTAAGAATGAATATAAGGAGCTTATTGCTGTTCCATTAGCTATTGGATTATCAAATGCAGTTCGAGCTCTTGCACTTATGATTGGTCCAATATTTTTAAATAAAATTATTAAAAAGAGTAATTTACATTATCTATTATTTTTCCAAGGACTTACAATAATCTTCTGGGCATTTACACAATTTAATTTTTATTTATCACTAGTAGCACTATTTTTTGTAGGATTTAGTACAGCATTTTTATGGTCATATACTTACTCTTTATTACAAGAAAGATGTGATAATAAATATATAGGAAGAGTTATTTCATATAATGATATGGTTTTTATGATGGCAAATGTTTTAACAACTTTCTTTATTGGTTCTATGGCACATATTACTACAACAACAATAATTACAATTTGTTTAGGAATAGCATTTATATTTTATGCCATTTATTATATACGAATATATAAAGATATATAA